One window of Erwinia aphidicola genomic DNA carries:
- the fliO gene encoding flagellar biosynthetic protein FliO, translating into MKTSSSMINTASTGGTDSVLLTVSGALALIILVMVLLAWAARRSGIAGRFNDGSLIAVVASKSLGARERIVLIDVEDQRLVLGVTATQIVCLATLAKPLSEQPEVPAAGAGSFGQLLHKLRQKQRGGAAS; encoded by the coding sequence ATGAAAACCTCTTCCTCAATGATCAACACGGCCTCGACAGGCGGGACAGATTCGGTGCTGCTGACGGTCTCCGGTGCGCTGGCGCTGATTATCCTGGTGATGGTGCTGCTGGCCTGGGCGGCTCGTCGCAGCGGCATCGCCGGTCGCTTTAACGACGGCAGCCTGATTGCGGTGGTCGCCAGTAAATCGCTGGGCGCACGCGAGCGTATCGTGCTGATTGACGTTGAGGATCAGCGTCTGGTGCTGGGCGTGACGGCCACGCAGATCGTCTGCCTGGCGACGCTGGCGAAACCGCTCAGTGAGCAGCCAGAGGTTCCGGCAGCAGGCGCGGGAAGTTTCGGCCAGCTGCTGCATAAGCTCAGGCAGAAACAGCGCGGGGGCGCGGCATCATGA
- the fliL gene encoding flagellar basal body-associated protein FliL has product MSNKNKKAAGGRSRRPFLMILMFIVMIAACGFAGYLFWEMKKLQANPVNPANTDGTAAVKKPVDAEPLYQSLSTFTVSLKPTEKESDRVLFVGVSLRMADKHSMLTLEKFLPEYRSRLLILLSKLSYEELSTNEGKQQLMDKIKDEVSKPLASKQAVSVTDVLFNEFILR; this is encoded by the coding sequence ATGAGTAATAAAAATAAAAAAGCAGCGGGCGGCCGTTCGCGGCGTCCATTTTTGATGATTTTAATGTTTATCGTCATGATTGCGGCCTGTGGTTTTGCCGGTTACCTGTTCTGGGAAATGAAAAAATTACAGGCTAATCCAGTTAATCCAGCTAATACAGATGGCACAGCGGCAGTGAAAAAGCCTGTCGACGCAGAACCCCTGTATCAGTCATTAAGTACCTTTACCGTCAGCCTCAAACCAACGGAAAAAGAGAGCGACCGCGTGCTGTTTGTCGGCGTTTCACTACGAATGGCAGATAAACACTCGATGCTGACCCTGGAAAAGTTTCTGCCGGAATATCGTAGTCGCCTGCTGATTCTGCTGTCGAAATTAAGTTATGAAGAGCTGTCCACCAATGAAGGTAAGCAGCAGTTGATGGACAAAATTAAAGATGAAGTGAGCAAGCCTCTGGCATCTAAACAGGCGGTCTCGGTCACAGATGTCCTGTTTAACGAATTTATTCTGCGGTAA
- the fliM gene encoding flagellar motor switch protein FliM yields MSDNFLSQAEIDHLLNADSESSDEPLNSVTDHEARPYDPHTQRRVIRERLHSLEIINERFARQFRMGLFNLLRRSPDITAGSIKIQPYHEFARNLPVPTNLNLLHLNPLRGTSLMAFSPGLVFMAVDNLFGGDGRFPTKADGREFTPTEQRVIHRMLTMAQEAYEFAWSTIFKIKTEYIRSEVQVKFTNITSSPNDVVVTTPFSVEIGSHKGEFNICIPFSTIEPLREVLSNPPMENVGHEDTQWRGLLVSQMRETELELVAQFADVDTRLSNVMNLKIDDVIPLDKQELIAARVGGVPVFTAKYGSVNNQYALRIEQMIQSALHTFDKE; encoded by the coding sequence ATGTCTGACAACTTTCTATCCCAGGCAGAAATTGATCACCTGCTGAATGCCGACAGCGAAAGCAGCGATGAACCGCTGAACAGCGTCACCGACCATGAGGCCAGGCCTTACGATCCGCACACTCAGCGGCGGGTGATCCGCGAACGTCTGCATTCGCTGGAAATTATTAACGAACGCTTTGCGCGCCAGTTTCGCATGGGGTTATTTAACCTGCTGCGCCGCAGCCCGGATATTACCGCCGGCAGTATTAAAATCCAGCCGTATCACGAGTTTGCCCGCAACCTGCCGGTGCCAACCAACCTGAACCTGCTGCATCTTAATCCGCTGCGCGGCACCTCGCTGATGGCCTTCTCGCCGGGGCTGGTGTTTATGGCGGTGGATAACCTGTTTGGCGGCGACGGTCGTTTTCCCACCAAGGCGGACGGGCGGGAATTTACCCCGACCGAACAGCGGGTGATCCACCGCATGCTGACCATGGCGCAGGAAGCCTACGAGTTTGCCTGGAGCACCATTTTTAAAATCAAAACGGAATATATCCGTTCTGAAGTGCAGGTGAAGTTCACCAACATCACCTCGTCACCGAATGACGTGGTGGTGACGACGCCATTCTCGGTGGAAATTGGATCGCACAAGGGCGAGTTCAATATCTGTATTCCGTTCAGCACCATTGAGCCGCTGCGTGAAGTACTGAGTAATCCACCGATGGAGAACGTCGGGCACGAAGATACCCAGTGGCGCGGCCTGCTGGTCAGCCAGATGCGCGAAACCGAGCTGGAGCTGGTGGCGCAGTTTGCCGATGTGGATACCCGTCTGTCGAACGTGATGAATCTCAAGATCGACGATGTGATCCCCTTAGATAAGCAGGAGCTTATTGCCGCCCGCGTCGGTGGCGTGCCGGTATTTACCGCGAAATATGGCTCCGTAAACAATCAGTATGCTCTGCGCATAGAGCAGATGATTCAATCCGCATTACATACGTTTGATAAGGAGTAA
- the fliN gene encoding flagellar motor switch protein FliN produces MSDNKLSSGSETDDLWGEAMSEQSSAGMTQPMSVPQFSDELNLILDIPVKMTVELGRTKMTIKELLRLSQGSVVSLDGLAGEPLDILINGYLIAQGEVVVVSDKFGIRITDIITPSERMHRLSR; encoded by the coding sequence ATGAGCGACAATAAACTCTCGTCGGGTTCAGAGACGGATGACCTTTGGGGGGAGGCGATGAGCGAGCAGAGTTCAGCGGGAATGACCCAGCCAATGTCAGTGCCACAATTTTCAGATGAGCTTAATTTAATCCTCGATATCCCGGTCAAAATGACGGTAGAGCTGGGTCGGACCAAAATGACCATTAAAGAGCTGCTGCGTTTGAGCCAGGGGTCGGTGGTGTCGCTTGACGGCCTGGCGGGTGAACCGCTGGATATCCTGATTAACGGCTACCTGATTGCGCAGGGCGAAGTGGTGGTGGTGTCCGATAAATTCGGCATCCGCATTACCGATATTATTACTCCGTCCGAGCGTATGCACCGCCTGAGCCGCTAA
- the fliI gene encoding flagellar protein export ATPase FliI codes for MTAHLQRWLDAIDRVETRIGDIAPFRQYGRLTRATGLVMEAVGLKLPIGALCIVERQTRDGVVPVESEVVGFKDQVLYLMPLEHVDGILPGARVYAPESEAVGKQLPVGPQLLGRVLDAQGRPLDGRPAPLKTDCASLFTQPLNPLHRDPIKKVLDVGVRAINGLLTVGRGQRMGLFAGSGVGKSVLLGMMARFTDADVIVVGLIGERGREVKDFIENILGEEGIQRAVVIAAPADVSPILRMQGAVYATRIAEDFRDRGLNVLLIMDSLTRFAMAQREVALAIGEPPATKGYPPSVFARLPALVERAGNGMPGGGSITAFYTVLTEGDDQQDPIADSARAILDGHIVLSRRLAESGHYPAIDIEASISRAMTELIPHPQYRQVQTFKQQLSCYQRNRDLVSVGAYVAGSDALLDQAIQHYPAMEAYLHQAIHESCDYDRAVSALAQLFPDVTAQGISR; via the coding sequence ATGACAGCGCATCTGCAACGCTGGCTTGACGCGATCGATCGCGTCGAGACGCGCATCGGCGATATCGCGCCGTTTCGCCAGTACGGCAGGCTGACGCGCGCCACCGGGCTGGTGATGGAAGCGGTCGGGCTGAAGCTGCCGATTGGCGCACTGTGCATTGTTGAGCGTCAAACCCGCGACGGCGTGGTGCCGGTGGAAAGCGAAGTGGTCGGCTTTAAAGATCAGGTGCTGTATCTGATGCCGCTGGAGCACGTCGACGGCATCCTGCCCGGCGCCCGCGTCTACGCGCCGGAGTCCGAAGCGGTCGGCAAACAGCTGCCGGTCGGGCCACAGCTGCTCGGCAGGGTGCTGGACGCGCAGGGCCGCCCGCTGGACGGGCGCCCGGCGCCGCTGAAAACCGACTGCGCCAGTCTGTTTACCCAGCCGCTTAACCCGCTGCACCGTGACCCGATCAAAAAAGTGCTCGATGTTGGCGTACGTGCGATTAACGGCCTGCTGACCGTCGGGCGCGGCCAGCGCATGGGGCTGTTTGCCGGATCCGGCGTCGGGAAAAGCGTGCTGCTCGGCATGATGGCGCGCTTTACCGATGCCGACGTCATCGTCGTCGGCCTAATCGGTGAACGCGGACGCGAGGTGAAAGACTTTATTGAAAATATCCTCGGTGAAGAGGGGATCCAGCGTGCGGTGGTGATTGCCGCCCCGGCGGATGTGTCACCGATCCTGCGCATGCAGGGCGCGGTGTACGCCACGCGCATTGCCGAAGATTTTCGCGATCGCGGCCTTAACGTGCTGCTGATTATGGATTCCCTGACGCGCTTCGCCATGGCGCAGCGTGAGGTGGCGCTGGCGATCGGCGAACCCCCGGCGACCAAAGGCTATCCGCCATCCGTGTTTGCCCGCCTGCCCGCGCTGGTGGAAAGGGCCGGTAACGGTATGCCCGGCGGCGGTTCCATCACCGCGTTCTACACCGTCCTGACCGAAGGCGACGATCAGCAGGACCCGATTGCCGACTCGGCACGTGCCATTCTCGACGGCCACATTGTTCTGTCGCGCCGTCTGGCGGAGTCCGGGCACTACCCGGCAATCGATATTGAAGCGTCGATCAGCCGCGCAATGACCGAGCTGATCCCGCACCCGCAGTACCGCCAAGTGCAGACCTTCAAGCAGCAGCTCTCCTGTTACCAGCGCAACCGTGACCTGGTCAGCGTTGGCGCTTACGTGGCGGGCAGCGATGCGCTGCTCGACCAGGCTATCCAGCACTATCCGGCGATGGAAGCGTATCTGCACCAGGCGATCCACGAAAGCTGCGATTACGACCGGGCCGTCAGCGCGTTGGCGCAGCTGTTTCCTGACGTCACTGCACAGGGCATAAGCCGATGA
- a CDS encoding flagellar hook-length control protein FliK yields MNIDINALLGSAARRLAGPDETLAAGEAGHFAQLLAGLTDNAPLLPESLLPVQPGEEIPGELLAEVVAADDQSTLPPVIGADDKSALPEIVLLTPDAVVPAPLLPAQPALPDGWQLQQLVAQNAGADAQDAPLLREVTADVRPSRSPVPRPPLPLDQAANAVAETLPASLPQLGALAVNTTKPLVVSPEREALLPLDSRSTSDAPLMAAPRPVLTAITLPAPAAPPVVVNPHPVGTPAWQQSLGQQLAIFSRDGVDNAQIKLHPEELGALQITLRMQQNQAELHIVSEHPQVRQALEAAMPQLRSALAETGVQLGQTSVSADNPHFAGAQAQGNGSSGHGHARQGSAEPLLEEENSQPIALHHLSSAAGINTFA; encoded by the coding sequence ATGAATATTGATATCAATGCGCTGCTGGGCAGTGCGGCCCGCAGGCTGGCAGGGCCTGATGAGACGCTGGCTGCAGGGGAAGCAGGGCACTTTGCTCAACTGCTGGCAGGATTGACGGACAACGCGCCGCTGCTGCCGGAATCGCTGCTGCCAGTACAGCCCGGGGAAGAGATTCCGGGCGAGCTGCTGGCGGAAGTGGTTGCTGCGGATGACCAGAGTACTCTGCCGCCAGTGATTGGCGCGGATGACAAGTCCGCCCTGCCAGAGATTGTGCTGCTGACGCCTGACGCTGTGGTGCCTGCGCCACTGCTGCCCGCTCAGCCAGCCCTGCCCGATGGCTGGCAGCTACAGCAGCTGGTGGCGCAAAACGCCGGGGCCGATGCGCAGGATGCCCCGCTGCTGCGCGAGGTAACGGCGGACGTGCGGCCATCGCGCTCCCCGGTGCCGCGCCCGCCGTTGCCGCTCGATCAGGCGGCGAACGCCGTAGCGGAAACGCTGCCAGCCAGCCTGCCGCAGCTCGGCGCGCTGGCCGTCAACACCACTAAACCGCTGGTGGTCAGTCCTGAGCGCGAGGCTTTGCTGCCGCTGGATAGCCGTAGCACCAGCGATGCGCCGCTGATGGCGGCGCCACGTCCGGTACTGACCGCCATAACCTTGCCCGCTCCGGCAGCGCCGCCAGTCGTCGTTAACCCGCACCCGGTAGGCACCCCGGCATGGCAGCAGTCACTCGGTCAGCAGCTGGCGATCTTCAGCCGTGACGGCGTGGATAACGCGCAGATCAAGCTGCACCCGGAAGAGCTGGGCGCGCTGCAAATCACCCTGCGCATGCAGCAGAACCAGGCGGAGCTGCATATCGTCAGCGAACATCCGCAGGTGCGTCAGGCGCTGGAAGCCGCAATGCCGCAGCTGCGCAGCGCGCTGGCAGAAACAGGGGTCCAGCTGGGGCAGACCAGCGTCAGCGCGGATAATCCGCATTTCGCAGGCGCCCAGGCGCAGGGCAACGGCTCATCCGGCCATGGCCACGCGCGGCAGGGGAGCGCTGAGCCGCTGCTGGAAGAGGAAAATAGTCAGCCGATCGCGCTGCACCATCTGAGCTCCGCTGCCGGGATAAATACCTTTGCATGA
- the fliJ gene encoding flagellar export protein FliJ, whose translation MKSQNPMVMLREMAAEKLTQTTQALGSAQQVWQQALTQGEQLEGYEREYQQSLRSSMQSRGMSVADLVNHQAFILALNQVVKQHDQHLSQCELNVTEAKQSWIQDKQRLTAFETLLTRREDARTLAENRHEQKMMDEFAQRAGQKRDRL comes from the coding sequence ATGAAAAGCCAAAATCCGATGGTCATGCTGCGTGAGATGGCCGCAGAGAAGTTAACGCAGACCACCCAGGCGTTAGGCAGCGCGCAGCAGGTCTGGCAGCAGGCGCTGACCCAGGGCGAGCAGCTGGAGGGCTATGAACGCGAATACCAGCAGTCGCTGCGCAGCAGCATGCAGAGCCGCGGCATGAGCGTCGCCGACTTGGTGAACCATCAGGCGTTTATTTTAGCGCTGAATCAGGTAGTGAAGCAGCACGACCAGCACCTCAGCCAGTGCGAGCTGAACGTCACCGAGGCGAAGCAGAGCTGGATACAGGACAAGCAGCGGCTCACCGCGTTTGAGACCCTGCTGACGCGGCGTGAAGACGCCCGCACCCTGGCGGAAAACCGCCATGAACAAAAAATGATGGACGAGTTCGCGCAGCGAGCCGGGCAAAAAAGAGACAGGCTATGA
- a CDS encoding flagellar assembly protein FliH, with protein MPTSDEQNKPQWRSWKPDNLLATESEHQEPLPVTNNPASDAQFKAELARLRKQAEQQGYNQGLTQGQEEGKKQGYEAGFHSGHEAGIAQGISEAQSAQQAALKGVEAWIASFKLSLDSLDSLIPSRLVQLALQAVQSLHGSEQGSSNTQLQQQIKQLMRQDPLLNGKIRLMIHPDDRPLIDGALGETLVAMGWELHTDSQLLPGGCRLLTDEVELDATLETRWQKLCQLAHEELSA; from the coding sequence ATGCCTACGTCTGATGAGCAGAATAAACCGCAGTGGCGCAGCTGGAAGCCGGATAACTTACTGGCTACGGAAAGCGAGCACCAGGAGCCGCTGCCGGTCACTAACAACCCGGCCAGCGATGCCCAGTTCAAAGCCGAACTGGCACGGCTGCGCAAGCAGGCGGAGCAGCAGGGGTACAACCAGGGGCTGACTCAGGGCCAGGAAGAGGGCAAAAAGCAGGGCTATGAAGCCGGCTTTCACAGCGGGCATGAAGCCGGCATCGCGCAGGGCATCAGCGAGGCTCAGAGCGCGCAGCAGGCGGCGCTGAAGGGCGTCGAAGCGTGGATCGCTTCATTCAAGCTGTCGCTGGACAGCCTCGACAGCCTGATCCCCAGCCGTCTGGTGCAGCTGGCGTTGCAGGCGGTACAGAGCCTGCACGGCAGCGAGCAGGGCAGCAGCAATACCCAGCTGCAGCAGCAGATTAAACAGCTGATGCGCCAGGATCCGCTGCTGAACGGCAAAATCCGGCTGATGATCCACCCGGACGATCGTCCGCTGATTGACGGGGCGCTCGGCGAGACGCTGGTCGCGATGGGCTGGGAGCTGCATACCGACAGCCAGCTGTTACCCGGCGGCTGCCGCCTGTTAACCGATGAAGTGGAGCTGGATGCCACCTTAGAAACACGCTGGCAGAAGCTGTGCCAGCTGGCGCACGAGGAGCTATCCGCATGA